ATATAGACAAACTGATTATGCACTTCCAATCCAACTACTTCCTTTAacactgtgttccagagtttactaacggaaggaaaggaaaggaaacaaagagaaagtaaaaatattttatgttccagagtttcatttaaggaaggaaaagaaaggaaaataaaacacgtcgtgttcccgagtttcatttaaggaaggaaaagataGGAAGTGACAGGAAAACTAGgctaaattctttaatttttctttccttccgattTGGGAGGAAAGAGTGGGAAAGACatcttttttttcctttctcgtcctttcctttctcacttttgctttcttttcttatccctcattaagttaactcgggaacagaGCGTAAGTGTTTTCAGCTTCATTTTCTTCATTTTATGTTTGACTCTAGCCGAATATCCCCAACTACCAACATCCGCATACAAACTCGACAACAATAAACTGCTTCCCGCACTCTCAGGCTCGAGCTTGGCTACATGTTTCGCAGCCATCTGGGCTAGACCAACGTTCCCATGAAGCTTACACGCACCCAAAAACGCACCCCACACAAACAAGTCGGGCTCAATTGGCATTTCTTGAATCAGTTCATGAGCCTCGGTGAGTTTCCCTTCTTGACCCAACAAATGCACCATGCAAGCATAATGCTCTAATCTCGGTTTAATCTTGAATTTCTCTTGCATTATCAAGAAAATCTTTTTACCAAAATCAACCATCCCAGACTGGCTACAAGCTGTCAAAACCGCTGTGAAAGTTAGATGATCGAGTTTGACTTTTTCGTCAACCATTTGATTGAATAGTGTTATTGCTTTGTTGCAATACCCGTGATTTGCAAAGCCGAAAATCATTGAGTTCCAAGTGATTGTGTTTCTTTCAGGCATGTTGTTGAAGAGCGTTTTTGCTTCGTGTATGAAGCCGCATTTAGCATACATGTCTATAAGCGCGCTGCAAACAAATACATCTTTCTCCACTCCGGTCACTACTGAATATCCATGAATTTCTTTCCCGTGAATCGAATCTGCAAGGTTTGCACAAGCAGGTAAAAGAGAACTAATTGTAGCCGAAGTTGGATGCACACCAGCAGCCAACATTTTCTTGAACGAATCAAACGCTTTGTGATTTTGTAAGTTTTGAACGAATCCCGAGATGATTGACGTCCAAGAAACGACATCAGGATCAATCCCGCCTTCTTGCATTAACTGGAAAAGTTTAGTGACTGTTGAATTGTCGTTGGCTTGAGAAAAACCTGCGATAAGCGTATTCCACGTCACCAAATCTGGCGTTATTCCCGTGGACCGCGTTTCTTCGACTAATGTTAACGCCTCGTTCACCATTCCATGTTGAACACACCCTGCAACCATGGTGTTCACAGCCACTAAATCGATTTCCACCATTAAATCAAAGACCCTCCTCGCATTCTCAATCCTCCCGCATTTCGAATACATATCAATCAACGCACTACTAATAAACACATCGGATTGTAATTCTTGTTTCACAACAATAGCATGTAACTTCTCCCCTGTTCGTCGATCCGACAGGTGCCCACACACCTTCAAAACACTCGGTAAAACGAACTTGTTGGGTTCCAATCCTTCTCTTTGCATCTCACAGAACACGCCCATAGCCTCCTGGTGGAACCCATGGCGCGCGTATACGCTTACCAAAACAGTCCAACTACGAGTGTTTCTTTGCGGtatttcatcgaacacc
This genomic stretch from Helianthus annuus cultivar XRQ/B chromosome 8, HanXRQr2.0-SUNRISE, whole genome shotgun sequence harbors:
- the LOC110895260 gene encoding pentatricopeptide repeat-containing protein At5g59600 isoform X2, producing the protein MHCFPSFQSASDGYYVNIIQNYAINRALESGKRLHAHLIINGLVRSTHIASKLIDFYIQCRQIHHARKVFDEIPQRNTRSWTVLVSVYARHGFHQEAMGVFCEMQREGLEPNKFVLPSVLKVCGHLSDRRTGEKLHAIVVKQELQSDVFISSALIDMYSKCGRIENARRVFDLMVEIDLVAVNTMVAGCVQHGMVNEALTLVEETRSTGITPDLVTWNTLIAGFSQANDNSTVTKLFQLMQEGGIDPDVVSWTSIISGFVQNLQNHKAFDSFKKMLAAGVHPTSATISSLLPACANLADSIHGKEIHGYSVVTGVEKDVFVCSALIDMYAKCGFIHEAKTLFNNMPERNTITWNSMIFGFANHGYCNKAITLFNQMVDEKVKLDHLTFTAVLTACSQSGMVDFGKKIFLIMQEKFKIKPRLEHYACMVHLLGQEGKLTEAHELIQEMPIEPDLFVWGAFLGACKLHGNVGLAQMAAKHVAKLEPESAGSSLLLSSLYADVGSWGYSARVKHKMKKMKLKTLKGSSWIGSA
- the LOC110895260 gene encoding pentatricopeptide repeat-containing protein At5g59600 isoform X1; the protein is MHCFPSFQSASDGYYVNIIQNYAINRALESGKRLHAHLIINGLVRSTHIASKLIDFYIQCRQIHHARKVFDEIPQRNTRSWTVLVSVYARHGFHQEAMGVFCEMQREGLEPNKFVLPSVLKVCGHLSDRRTGEKLHAIVVKQELQSDVFISSALIDMYSKCGRIENARRVFDLMVEIDLVAVNTMVAGCVQHGMVNEALTLVEETRSTGITPDLVTWNTLIAGFSQANDNSTVTKLFQLMQEGGIDPDVVSWTSIISGFVQNLQNHKAFDSFKKMLAAGVHPTSATISSLLPACANLADSIHGKEIHGYSVVTGVEKDVFVCSALIDMYAKCGFIHEAKTLFNNMPERNTITWNSMIFGFANHGYCNKAITLFNQMVDEKVKLDHLTFTAVLTACSQSGMVDFGKKIFLIMQEKFKIKPRLEHYACMVHLLGQEGKLTEAHELIQEMPIEPDLFVWGAFLGACKLHGNVGLAQMAAKHVAKLEPESAGSSLLLSSLYADVGSWGYSARVKHKMKKMKLKTLKGSSWIGSA